A part of Penaeus vannamei isolate JL-2024 chromosome 1, ASM4276789v1, whole genome shotgun sequence genomic DNA contains:
- the Nacalpha gene encoding nascent polypeptide-associated complex subunit alpha translates to MPQLTEIEKTTPSAAEAAEEHEAGSGSDSDTEESLPELEQGDIASAPVVTEASKVAKQSRSEKKARKLMAKLGLKQVPGVNRVTIRKSKNILFVINKPDVFRNPSSDSYIVFGEAKIEDMSQQAQMAAAEKFKEPAVNPAKDTAAHTTVPAAIQEDEEEDEEEVDETGMEEKDIELVVSQANVSRAKAVRALKNNNNDIVNAIMDLTM, encoded by the exons ATGCCTCAGCTCACAGAAATTGAGAAGACCACCCCCTCCGCAGCTGAGGCAGCAGAGGAGCATGAGGCCGGCTCCGGCTCAGACTCTGACACAGAG GAGTCTCTGCCAGAACTGGAGCAGGGTGATATTGCCTCTGCCCCAGTAGTCACAGAGGCTTCTAAGGTGGCCAAACAGAGCCGATCGGAGAAGAAGGCTCGTAAACTGATGGCCAAGCTGGGACTGAAGCAGGTGCCTGGTGTGAACCGTGTCACCATCCGCAAGAGCAAGAACATCCTCTTTGTCATCAACAAGCCTGATGTCTTCAGAAACCCTTCCTCAGACAGCTATATTGTCTTTGGTGAGGCTAAG ATTGAGGACATGAGCCAGCAAGCCCAGATGGCTGCTGCTGAGAAGTTCAAGGAACCTGCAGTCAACCCTGCCAAAGACACTGCTGCTCACACCACT GTACCTGCCGCTatacaagaagacgaagaggaggatgaagaggaggtggacgagactggaatggaagagaaggacatTGAGCTTGTTGTATCCCAGGCCAATGTGTCCAGAGCGAAGGCAGTGAGAGCCctgaagaataataacaatgacatagtGAATGCCATTATGGACTTAACCATGTGA